One stretch of Paenibacillus sp. FSL R5-0341 DNA includes these proteins:
- a CDS encoding sulfotransferase → MNNQSTLPIILLGFQRSGTTVFAHKLSEAFGVDNGMFSVNGKLMYYLHRWLTMKDIGYRHLRVDEILFSLKRRVPGGIGVERYLYQVEKVLREVAIDVAEGYQGNELELGRRIVSESYKGFTRWGDKYNEYLQIFPYLNNVVPDAKYILMFRDPYDVASSVMEWEGDRPWRPISVTGNLKKWVSWHAEAIEQITALSKERYLVVEYQRLCEGIENDRLSNFIGIDIAPYLKELVPRRKRVSHPRLTQEVKEVWDKLQGMN, encoded by the coding sequence ATGAATAACCAGAGCACGCTTCCGATAATTTTACTCGGTTTCCAGAGATCTGGGACGACAGTATTTGCGCATAAGTTAAGCGAAGCATTTGGTGTAGATAATGGGATGTTTAGCGTAAATGGAAAATTGATGTATTATTTACATCGATGGCTCACTATGAAGGATATTGGTTATCGTCATTTGCGTGTGGATGAAATATTATTTTCATTGAAACGCCGTGTCCCAGGTGGAATCGGAGTAGAACGATATTTATATCAGGTTGAGAAAGTGCTGCGAGAAGTTGCGATTGATGTTGCTGAGGGATATCAAGGCAATGAACTTGAGTTAGGGAGGCGAATTGTTTCCGAAAGCTATAAAGGTTTTACAAGGTGGGGAGATAAATATAATGAATATCTTCAGATATTCCCTTATCTTAACAACGTAGTACCTGACGCCAAATATATTCTTATGTTTCGAGATCCATATGATGTTGCTTCATCTGTAATGGAGTGGGAAGGAGATCGCCCATGGCGTCCCATTTCGGTCACTGGAAATTTAAAAAAGTGGGTTTCATGGCATGCCGAAGCTATTGAGCAGATTACTGCTTTATCAAAGGAACGTTATCTTGTTGTTGAATATCAGCGTCTTTGTGAAGGCATTGAAAACGATCGGCTTTCTAATTTTATTGGAATCGATATAGCTCCATATTTAAAGGAACTTGTTCCACGCCGTAAAAGAGTGAGCCACCCTCGTCTAACTCAGGAAGTAAAGGAAGTTTGGGATAAACTCCAAGGTATGAATTAG
- a CDS encoding sugar phosphate isomerase/epimerase family protein — protein sequence MKLAIIGDEIDQDLHRVIDAVQKNKFHGIEVRSVWNTRPDQLDNEQLELIRDSVRSAGLNIAGFDSPCFKVEFPSTDELLESSRESLAKAIDQARLLNSGFVRVFTFYREGIAQPKLAARAVKQIVDGLVSDDIQIYVETGMRTNTPTIKHMLEFLDEVADNRLGIVWDPGNSVFSGQDLNPFPEDYTLGKEFIKHIHIKDPDGQSQYVRLGDGDVPWRNIIQTLKNDDYQGYVSLETHWRKGRVLDQKQRDNPWFDSFSMDGYEASVECMQRLLSYINEVS from the coding sequence ATGAAACTAGCTATTATTGGGGATGAAATAGATCAAGATTTGCATCGAGTAATTGACGCGGTTCAGAAAAATAAATTCCATGGCATTGAAGTCCGTTCCGTCTGGAATACACGTCCGGACCAATTAGATAATGAACAATTAGAGCTGATCCGTGATTCCGTTCGTTCTGCAGGACTAAATATAGCTGGCTTTGATTCTCCTTGTTTTAAAGTAGAATTCCCGTCGACAGATGAATTGCTGGAAAGTTCTCGGGAATCTTTGGCAAAAGCTATCGACCAGGCTCGGTTGTTAAATTCCGGTTTTGTTCGGGTGTTTACATTTTATCGAGAAGGGATAGCACAACCTAAGCTAGCTGCAAGAGCTGTAAAACAAATTGTTGATGGACTTGTTTCAGATGATATTCAAATTTATGTGGAGACTGGTATGCGTACAAATACACCTACAATAAAGCATATGCTTGAATTCCTAGATGAGGTTGCCGATAACCGATTAGGTATTGTTTGGGATCCTGGTAATTCGGTATTTTCCGGTCAAGACTTGAATCCGTTTCCAGAAGATTATACCTTGGGGAAAGAGTTCATTAAGCACATACATATTAAAGATCCGGATGGTCAGAGTCAATACGTCAGACTAGGTGATGGTGATGTTCCATGGCGAAATATCATTCAAACATTGAAGAACGATGATTATCAGGGTTATGTCTCTCTGGAAACTCATTGGAGAAAAGGACGGGTGCTTGACCAAAAACAACGGGATAATCCATGGTTTGATTCTTTTTCTATGGATGGGTATGAAGCTTCTGTAGAATGTATGCAGCGACTGTTATCTTATATCAATGAGGTATCTTAA